The Tubulanus polymorphus chromosome 6, tnTubPoly1.2, whole genome shotgun sequence genome includes a region encoding these proteins:
- the LOC141906917 gene encoding TBC1 domain family member 5-like isoform X6, protein MSGRIGFQRKQVNQHHVVEPAPTKEDILTTLDQFGGNGTTAAAGEGGRGAAVGAAGGGGGKSDTESSVATDSPLSDTGLAPSNHNANGFSRSTSFSNSYCDEWERLFNCSDYLRNLRSLGMDGMLRSCRFRSICWRVYLEVLPEDRDEWIKKTLDNRKIYTDLKDELIVNPHKLPENIDLSRNNPLSQEDESPWNQYFQDNELRLTIKQDVIRTFPELEFFQSSSLRDRMVDLLFCYARQHCRLSYRQGMHELLAPLIFVLHCDHQAFLHACELETVDLIEHHERNVVKELLDPEYLEHDAYAMFCQVMDSVEPWYQAREITPPSKLQALAAAQPFARPQDMQPSNVIVNKLTRIQDYVLKKHDLELHMHMERLDIAPQIYGIRWLRLLFGREFPMQDLLVIWDAIFADGISFDLVDYIFVAMLLYIRDILLSSDYPTCLGVLMRYPPVGDVHYLIDRALYLRDPHIYPRPPNYTYQKAPHSGNKNKMTDKKRFLRIPNLPYGSEPPTRGFHRRQGSSSSLSKVEQCSSKIEYDTSIKPVVSSSSLARLDSSSNPRTPETAVNSWRADRFTLNSSGSSSNRIEQFMPEDQNYSKSSRNGGGLFKTRRNQSKASTMSQPTSDPRLSADLAFLQGRMNDVEAMCRYCASKMDIHIEKLQNEMLHQPNLQHEDEIFIALAGLKQVRDILKGTLKFSHNMLDVDLDEICINDNHYRAEMTSSNHSDRSSTGARGAGAGSRFYIHSDSHSNTPSESEVDFDMDQEINNMTTKIQALTSADSDFEDIDSNDDTVYHSPQSASSSRKQSAPSTGDKSELTSSGIFSFFNKN, encoded by the exons ATGTCTGGTAGAATTGGCTTCCAACGCAAACAGGTGAACCAGCACCATGTTGTCGAACCAGCACCAACCAAGGAAGATATATTGACTACATTAGATCAGTTCGGAGGAAATG GTACGACCGCCGCCGCAGGAGAGGGAGGCAGAGGAGCAGCAGTCGGAGCAGCCGGAGGAGGAGGAGGTAAAAGCGATACAGAATCGAGCGTAGCCACGGATTCACCGTTGAGTGACACCGGCCTCGCTCCTTCCAATCATAACGCTAATGGTTTCTCGAGGAGTACTAGTTTCTCAAACTCCTACTG CGATGAATGGGAACGATTGTTCAACTGCTCGGATTACCTTCGTAATCTCAGATCGCTGGGAATGGACGGAATGCTGCGTAGCTGTCGGTTCCGTAGTATTTGCTGGCGG GTTTACTTAGAAGTTTTACCGGAAGATCGCGACGAATGGATTAAAAAGACGCTGGATAATCGTAAGATATACACGGACCTGAAAGACGAG ttGATCGTGAATCCACATAAATTGCcggaaaatattgatttatctCGTAATAATCCTCTATCGCAGGAAGACGAG AGTCCGTGGAACCAGTATTTTCAAGATAATGAATTACGTTTGACAATCAAACAGGATGTTATCAGAAC TTTCCCGGAACTGGAATTTTTCCAAAGTTCATCGCTACGAGATCGTATGGTTGATTTACTGTTTTGTTACGCTCGTCAGCACTGCCGTCTGTCCTATCGTCAG GGCATGCATGAATTGTTGGCTCCGTTGATATTTGTTCTGCATTGCGACCACCAAGCATTTCTACATGCGTGTGAACTGGAGACAGTCGA tttgataGAACATCATGAAAG GAATGTTGTTAAAGAGTTGCTGGATCCTGAATACTTGGAACACGATGCGTA CGCTATGTTTTGTCAAGTAATGGATTCCGTAGAACCGTGGTACCAGGCGAGAGAAATAACACCACCGAGCAAG CTTCAAGCTCTCGCCGCTGCCCAACCGTTCGCTCGACCGCAAGATATGCAGCCTTCGAACGTGATCGTCAATAAACTAACGCGTATTCAAGATTACGTACTCAAAAAACATGACCTCGAACTGCACATGCACATGGAACGATTGGACATTGCTCCACAGATTTATGGCAT TCGTTGGTTACGTCTGCTATTCGGACGGGAATTCCCGATGCAGGATCTGCTCGTTATTTGGGACGCCATTTTTGCCGACGGAATCAGTTTCGATCTTGTCGACTACATATTCGTGGCTATGTTACTGTATATAAGAGATATTT TATTGAGTAGTGATTATCCGACGTGTCTCGGCGTATTGATGAGATATCCACCGGTGGGAGATGTGCATTATTTAATTGATCGAGCTCTGTACCTACGCGATCCACAT ATTTATCCGAGACCGCCAAATTACACGTACCAAAAGGCACCGCATTCCGGCAATAAGAATAAAA TGACCGACAAGAAGCGATTTCTACGAATTCCCAATCTACCTTACG GTTCTGAGCCGCCAACTCGTGGTTTCCATCGACGACAAGGTTCCTCGTCTAGTCTTTCCAAAGTCGAACAATGCTCGTCGAAGATCGAATACGACACGAGCATAAAACCGGTGGTGTCCTCATCTAGTCTGGCTCGACTTGATTCGTCTTCGAATCCTCGCACGCCGGAAACAGCGGTGAACTCGTGGCGAGCCGACCGATTCACGTTGAACAGCAGCGGCAGCTCGTCGAACAGAATCGAACAGTTTATGCCggaagatcaaaattactcgAAATCTAGTCGCAACGGAGGAGGATTATTCAAAACGCGACGTAACCAATCTAAAGCATCAACGATGTCGCAACCGACGTCT GATCCACGTTTATCTGCTGATTTAGCATTCCTTCAAGGAAGAATGAATGATGTTGAAGCGATGTGTCGATATTGTGCCAGTAAAATGGACATTCATATAG AAAAACTACAGAATGAAATGTTACATCAGCCAAACTTACAACACGaagatgaaatattcattgctTTAGCCGGTTTAAAGCAG GTTCGTGATATTCTGAAGGGTACATTGAAATTCTCTCACAACATGCTCGACGTCGACTTGGACGAGATTTGTATAAACGACAACCACTATCGAGCGGAGATGACGTCGAGTAATCATAGCGACCGTTCCTCGACGGGAGCCCGCGGCGCGGGCGCGGGCAGCAGGTTCTACATCCATTCCGACAGTCATTCCAACACCCCGAGCGAATCGGAGGTCGATTTCGATATGGATCAGGAAATAAATAACATGACGACGAAAATTCAAGCGTTAACGTCGGCGGACTCTGATTTCGAGGATATCGACAGTAACGACGATACTGTATATCACTCGCCGCAGTCAGCTTCATCTAGTCGTAAACAATCAGCTCCATCTACTGGCGATAAATCTGAATTAACTTCCAGTGGAATATTCagttttttcaacaaaaattag
- the LOC141906917 gene encoding TBC1 domain family member 5-like isoform X5, with the protein MSGRIGFQRKQVNQHHVVEPAPTKEDILTTLDQFGGNGTTAAAGEGGRGAAVGAAGGGGGKSDTESSVATDSPLSDTGLAPSNHNANGFSRSTSFSNSYCDEWERLFNCSDYLRNLRSLGMDGMLRSCRFRSICWRVYLEVLPEDRDEWIKKTLDNRKIYTDLKDELIVNPHKLPENIDLSRNNPLSQEDESPWNQYFQDNELRLTIKQDVIRTFPELEFFQSSSLRDRMVDLLFCYARQHCRLSYRQGMHELLAPLIFVLHCDHQAFLHACELETVDLIEHHERNVVKELLDPEYLEHDAYAMFCQVMDSVEPWYQAREITPPSKLQALAAAQPFARPQDMQPSNVIVNKLTRIQDYVLKKHDLELHMHMERLDIAPQIYGIRWLRLLFGREFPMQDLLVIWDAIFADGISFDLVDYIFVAMLLYIRDILLSSDYPTCLGVLMRYPPVGDVHYLIDRALYLRDPHIYPRPPNYTYQKAPHSGNKNKNWPNIYGKHDWIKIGPVVQPVVDTQKTRLNIKGSEPPTRGFHRRQGSSSSLSKVEQCSSKIEYDTSIKPVVSSSSLARLDSSSNPRTPETAVNSWRADRFTLNSSGSSSNRIEQFMPEDQNYSKSSRNGGGLFKTRRNQSKASTMSQPTSDPRLSADLAFLQGRMNDVEAMCRYCASKMDIHIEKLQNEMLHQPNLQHEDEIFIALAGLKQVRDILKGTLKFSHNMLDVDLDEICINDNHYRAEMTSSNHSDRSSTGARGAGAGSRFYIHSDSHSNTPSESEVDFDMDQEINNMTTKIQALTSADSDFEDIDSNDDTVYHSPQSASSSRKQSAPSTGDKSELTSSGIFSFFNKN; encoded by the exons ATGTCTGGTAGAATTGGCTTCCAACGCAAACAGGTGAACCAGCACCATGTTGTCGAACCAGCACCAACCAAGGAAGATATATTGACTACATTAGATCAGTTCGGAGGAAATG GTACGACCGCCGCCGCAGGAGAGGGAGGCAGAGGAGCAGCAGTCGGAGCAGCCGGAGGAGGAGGAGGTAAAAGCGATACAGAATCGAGCGTAGCCACGGATTCACCGTTGAGTGACACCGGCCTCGCTCCTTCCAATCATAACGCTAATGGTTTCTCGAGGAGTACTAGTTTCTCAAACTCCTACTG CGATGAATGGGAACGATTGTTCAACTGCTCGGATTACCTTCGTAATCTCAGATCGCTGGGAATGGACGGAATGCTGCGTAGCTGTCGGTTCCGTAGTATTTGCTGGCGG GTTTACTTAGAAGTTTTACCGGAAGATCGCGACGAATGGATTAAAAAGACGCTGGATAATCGTAAGATATACACGGACCTGAAAGACGAG ttGATCGTGAATCCACATAAATTGCcggaaaatattgatttatctCGTAATAATCCTCTATCGCAGGAAGACGAG AGTCCGTGGAACCAGTATTTTCAAGATAATGAATTACGTTTGACAATCAAACAGGATGTTATCAGAAC TTTCCCGGAACTGGAATTTTTCCAAAGTTCATCGCTACGAGATCGTATGGTTGATTTACTGTTTTGTTACGCTCGTCAGCACTGCCGTCTGTCCTATCGTCAG GGCATGCATGAATTGTTGGCTCCGTTGATATTTGTTCTGCATTGCGACCACCAAGCATTTCTACATGCGTGTGAACTGGAGACAGTCGA tttgataGAACATCATGAAAG GAATGTTGTTAAAGAGTTGCTGGATCCTGAATACTTGGAACACGATGCGTA CGCTATGTTTTGTCAAGTAATGGATTCCGTAGAACCGTGGTACCAGGCGAGAGAAATAACACCACCGAGCAAG CTTCAAGCTCTCGCCGCTGCCCAACCGTTCGCTCGACCGCAAGATATGCAGCCTTCGAACGTGATCGTCAATAAACTAACGCGTATTCAAGATTACGTACTCAAAAAACATGACCTCGAACTGCACATGCACATGGAACGATTGGACATTGCTCCACAGATTTATGGCAT TCGTTGGTTACGTCTGCTATTCGGACGGGAATTCCCGATGCAGGATCTGCTCGTTATTTGGGACGCCATTTTTGCCGACGGAATCAGTTTCGATCTTGTCGACTACATATTCGTGGCTATGTTACTGTATATAAGAGATATTT TATTGAGTAGTGATTATCCGACGTGTCTCGGCGTATTGATGAGATATCCACCGGTGGGAGATGTGCATTATTTAATTGATCGAGCTCTGTACCTACGCGATCCACAT ATTTATCCGAGACCGCCAAATTACACGTACCAAAAGGCACCGCATTCCGGCAATAAGAATAAAA ATTGGCCGAATATATATGGAAAACACGATTGGATCAAGATCGGACCCGTAGTTCAGCCTGTTGTTGATACTCAGAAGACTCGACTGAATATTAAAG GTTCTGAGCCGCCAACTCGTGGTTTCCATCGACGACAAGGTTCCTCGTCTAGTCTTTCCAAAGTCGAACAATGCTCGTCGAAGATCGAATACGACACGAGCATAAAACCGGTGGTGTCCTCATCTAGTCTGGCTCGACTTGATTCGTCTTCGAATCCTCGCACGCCGGAAACAGCGGTGAACTCGTGGCGAGCCGACCGATTCACGTTGAACAGCAGCGGCAGCTCGTCGAACAGAATCGAACAGTTTATGCCggaagatcaaaattactcgAAATCTAGTCGCAACGGAGGAGGATTATTCAAAACGCGACGTAACCAATCTAAAGCATCAACGATGTCGCAACCGACGTCT GATCCACGTTTATCTGCTGATTTAGCATTCCTTCAAGGAAGAATGAATGATGTTGAAGCGATGTGTCGATATTGTGCCAGTAAAATGGACATTCATATAG AAAAACTACAGAATGAAATGTTACATCAGCCAAACTTACAACACGaagatgaaatattcattgctTTAGCCGGTTTAAAGCAG GTTCGTGATATTCTGAAGGGTACATTGAAATTCTCTCACAACATGCTCGACGTCGACTTGGACGAGATTTGTATAAACGACAACCACTATCGAGCGGAGATGACGTCGAGTAATCATAGCGACCGTTCCTCGACGGGAGCCCGCGGCGCGGGCGCGGGCAGCAGGTTCTACATCCATTCCGACAGTCATTCCAACACCCCGAGCGAATCGGAGGTCGATTTCGATATGGATCAGGAAATAAATAACATGACGACGAAAATTCAAGCGTTAACGTCGGCGGACTCTGATTTCGAGGATATCGACAGTAACGACGATACTGTATATCACTCGCCGCAGTCAGCTTCATCTAGTCGTAAACAATCAGCTCCATCTACTGGCGATAAATCTGAATTAACTTCCAGTGGAATATTCagttttttcaacaaaaattag
- the LOC141906917 gene encoding TBC1 domain family member 5-like isoform X2, with protein MSGRIGFQRKQVNQHHVVEPAPTKEDILTTLDQFGGNGTTAAAGEGGRGAAVGAAGGGGGKSDTESSVATDSPLSDTGLAPSNHNANGFSRSTSFSNSYCDEWERLFNCSDYLRNLRSLGMDGMLRSCRFRSICWRVYLEVLPEDRDEWIKKTLDNRKIYTDLKDELIVNPHKLPENIDLSRNNPLSQEDESPWNQYFQDNELRLTIKQDVIRTFPELEFFQSSSLRDRMVDLLFCYARQHCRLSYRQGMHELLAPLIFVLHCDHQAFLHACELETVENVVKELLDPEYLEHDAYAMFCQVMDSVEPWYQAREITPPSKLQALAAAQPFARPQDMQPSNVIVNKLTRIQDYVLKKHDLELHMHMERLDIAPQIYGIRWLRLLFGREFPMQDLLVIWDAIFADGISFDLVDYIFVAMLLYIRDILLSSDYPTCLGVLMRYPPVGDVHYLIDRALYLRDPHIYPRPPNYTYQKAPHSGNKNKNWPNIYGKHDWIKIGPVVQPVVDTQKTRLNIKVTDKKRFLRIPNLPYGHHSLTMDQVANKLKATTLSGFNSLSRKITSSSSGRPRSLILDSSSGLLPKSTSEPMSLLTDKSPGSEPPTRGFHRRQGSSSSLSKVEQCSSKIEYDTSIKPVVSSSSLARLDSSSNPRTPETAVNSWRADRFTLNSSGSSSNRIEQFMPEDQNYSKSSRNGGGLFKTRRNQSKASTMSQPTSDPRLSADLAFLQGRMNDVEAMCRYCASKMDIHIEKLQNEMLHQPNLQHEDEIFIALAGLKQVRDILKGTLKFSHNMLDVDLDEICINDNHYRAEMTSSNHSDRSSTGARGAGAGSRFYIHSDSHSNTPSESEVDFDMDQEINNMTTKIQALTSADSDFEDIDSNDDTVYHSPQSASSSRKQSAPSTGDKSELTSSGIFSFFNKN; from the exons ATGTCTGGTAGAATTGGCTTCCAACGCAAACAGGTGAACCAGCACCATGTTGTCGAACCAGCACCAACCAAGGAAGATATATTGACTACATTAGATCAGTTCGGAGGAAATG GTACGACCGCCGCCGCAGGAGAGGGAGGCAGAGGAGCAGCAGTCGGAGCAGCCGGAGGAGGAGGAGGTAAAAGCGATACAGAATCGAGCGTAGCCACGGATTCACCGTTGAGTGACACCGGCCTCGCTCCTTCCAATCATAACGCTAATGGTTTCTCGAGGAGTACTAGTTTCTCAAACTCCTACTG CGATGAATGGGAACGATTGTTCAACTGCTCGGATTACCTTCGTAATCTCAGATCGCTGGGAATGGACGGAATGCTGCGTAGCTGTCGGTTCCGTAGTATTTGCTGGCGG GTTTACTTAGAAGTTTTACCGGAAGATCGCGACGAATGGATTAAAAAGACGCTGGATAATCGTAAGATATACACGGACCTGAAAGACGAG ttGATCGTGAATCCACATAAATTGCcggaaaatattgatttatctCGTAATAATCCTCTATCGCAGGAAGACGAG AGTCCGTGGAACCAGTATTTTCAAGATAATGAATTACGTTTGACAATCAAACAGGATGTTATCAGAAC TTTCCCGGAACTGGAATTTTTCCAAAGTTCATCGCTACGAGATCGTATGGTTGATTTACTGTTTTGTTACGCTCGTCAGCACTGCCGTCTGTCCTATCGTCAG GGCATGCATGAATTGTTGGCTCCGTTGATATTTGTTCTGCATTGCGACCACCAAGCATTTCTACATGCGTGTGAACTGGAGACAGTCGA GAATGTTGTTAAAGAGTTGCTGGATCCTGAATACTTGGAACACGATGCGTA CGCTATGTTTTGTCAAGTAATGGATTCCGTAGAACCGTGGTACCAGGCGAGAGAAATAACACCACCGAGCAAG CTTCAAGCTCTCGCCGCTGCCCAACCGTTCGCTCGACCGCAAGATATGCAGCCTTCGAACGTGATCGTCAATAAACTAACGCGTATTCAAGATTACGTACTCAAAAAACATGACCTCGAACTGCACATGCACATGGAACGATTGGACATTGCTCCACAGATTTATGGCAT TCGTTGGTTACGTCTGCTATTCGGACGGGAATTCCCGATGCAGGATCTGCTCGTTATTTGGGACGCCATTTTTGCCGACGGAATCAGTTTCGATCTTGTCGACTACATATTCGTGGCTATGTTACTGTATATAAGAGATATTT TATTGAGTAGTGATTATCCGACGTGTCTCGGCGTATTGATGAGATATCCACCGGTGGGAGATGTGCATTATTTAATTGATCGAGCTCTGTACCTACGCGATCCACAT ATTTATCCGAGACCGCCAAATTACACGTACCAAAAGGCACCGCATTCCGGCAATAAGAATAAAA ATTGGCCGAATATATATGGAAAACACGATTGGATCAAGATCGGACCCGTAGTTCAGCCTGTTGTTGATACTCAGAAGACTCGACTGAATATTAAAG TGACCGACAAGAAGCGATTTCTACGAATTCCCAATCTACCTTACG GACACCATTCCCTCACCATGGACCAGGTCGCCAATAAATTGAAAGCAACGACACTATCGGGGTTCAATTCGCTGAGTCGTAAAATCACTTCGTCGTCATCCGGACGACCTCGTAGTCTGATTCTAGATTCATCATCCGGTTTACTACCGAAATCAACCAGTGAACCAATGAGTTTACTCACCGATAAATCACCAG GTTCTGAGCCGCCAACTCGTGGTTTCCATCGACGACAAGGTTCCTCGTCTAGTCTTTCCAAAGTCGAACAATGCTCGTCGAAGATCGAATACGACACGAGCATAAAACCGGTGGTGTCCTCATCTAGTCTGGCTCGACTTGATTCGTCTTCGAATCCTCGCACGCCGGAAACAGCGGTGAACTCGTGGCGAGCCGACCGATTCACGTTGAACAGCAGCGGCAGCTCGTCGAACAGAATCGAACAGTTTATGCCggaagatcaaaattactcgAAATCTAGTCGCAACGGAGGAGGATTATTCAAAACGCGACGTAACCAATCTAAAGCATCAACGATGTCGCAACCGACGTCT GATCCACGTTTATCTGCTGATTTAGCATTCCTTCAAGGAAGAATGAATGATGTTGAAGCGATGTGTCGATATTGTGCCAGTAAAATGGACATTCATATAG AAAAACTACAGAATGAAATGTTACATCAGCCAAACTTACAACACGaagatgaaatattcattgctTTAGCCGGTTTAAAGCAG GTTCGTGATATTCTGAAGGGTACATTGAAATTCTCTCACAACATGCTCGACGTCGACTTGGACGAGATTTGTATAAACGACAACCACTATCGAGCGGAGATGACGTCGAGTAATCATAGCGACCGTTCCTCGACGGGAGCCCGCGGCGCGGGCGCGGGCAGCAGGTTCTACATCCATTCCGACAGTCATTCCAACACCCCGAGCGAATCGGAGGTCGATTTCGATATGGATCAGGAAATAAATAACATGACGACGAAAATTCAAGCGTTAACGTCGGCGGACTCTGATTTCGAGGATATCGACAGTAACGACGATACTGTATATCACTCGCCGCAGTCAGCTTCATCTAGTCGTAAACAATCAGCTCCATCTACTGGCGATAAATCTGAATTAACTTCCAGTGGAATATTCagttttttcaacaaaaattag